Part of the bacterium genome, CCAGACGCCGCCGACGGTGGCGGGCGGTGGCCTGGCCTTCGCTCCGGTCGGGACGGGTGTCACCGTGGTCTCGGCCTCGGGGCCGGGCATCGTCGCCTCGGGCGCCGGCGTGCTCTCGATCGAGCTGACCGGCGAGATCGTGGGCGTCGGCGACGTGGTGCCGGCGCGGACGGCGCTGGGGGGCAACTACCCCAACCCGTTCAACCCGCGCACGACCATCGTCTTCGAACTGGCGCGGCCGGGCGCCGTCGAGCTGCGGGTGTACGACGTGTCCGGACGCCTCGTGCGCACCTTGCAGGCGGGCGAACGCTTCACCGCCGGGCGCCACGAGGTGGTGTGGAACGGCCGCGACGAGCGGGGCGCCGCCACCGCCGCCGGCGTGTACTTCGTGCGCATGCGGAGCGGCGACTTCACGGCCGTCGAGCGCATGACCCTCGTCAAGTAGGGTGTGGGGGGCCGTCCCGGTGGCGGCCCCCCGCCTTCCGGTCGAAAATTGGTTGCCGGAGGTCCGATTTCGTTTAGGCTGTGGGCAGGTCGGCCGGTTCGCGGCCGCCGTCACTTCTCGCCCGCACGAGGTGAACCCATGGCCGATCCCAAGATCGCCGCGCGCCGCCCCGCCGTCCTCGAAGTCGGCGCCGGCACCCACGCCTACTGCACCTGCGGCGAGTCCGCCCGCCAGCCCTTCTGCGACGGCTCCCACGCCGGCGGGGAATTCCGCCCCCAGATGTTCGAGATGGCCGACGCCCGCACCGTCGCGCTTTGCCAGTGCAAGCGCACGGGCAACGCC contains:
- a CDS encoding CDGSH iron-sulfur domain-containing protein, with amino-acid sequence MADPKIAARRPAVLEVGAGTHAYCTCGESARQPFCDGSHAGGEFRPQMFEMADARTVALCQCKRTGNAPFCDGSHAGLSDD